The window GAGGCGCCCAGACTGTCGACGAAAAATCTGAGTTTAAGTCAAATCCGGGCCGCAACCTGTCAAGACATCTCTCCCGATCCAATCCAGCCTATTGTTTGAGCAAGCTTCGATCCCGTCATTTGTTGGCTGGCGACATCGCCAACCGTCACAAGGGCCGGCCGTCACAAGGAGAGCGTTGAATGTCCGCATCGTTCGAGATGATCAACGGAATACCAAATTACAACCTCTACATCGCCGGTCAGTGGACGCGCTCCTTGCGCAACGAAACCACGGAAAGCACAAATCCTGCGACAGGGGAGCTTTTTGCACGCGTGCAGCAGGCCGGCGTGGCCGAAACGGAAAAGGCCATCACCGCCGCCCACAAATCATACAAGGCCTGGTTCGAGACGCCGGTATCCGCGAGGGAGGCCGTATTCTTAAGGGCTGCCGATGTGCTCGCGGCAAAGGCCAAGGATATCACCGAAGTCCTTGTCGCCGAATCCGGATCGGTCTTCGGCAAAGCAGGTTTTGAAGTCGGCTATTGCTTTGACCTGTTGCGAACGGCAGCCGCCGAAATGCGCAGGTCGCCGGGCGAGACCATGCCGCTGACGGCGCCGGGGCAATTTGGCTTCACCATTCGCCAGCCCCTCGGCGTGATCGCAGGCATCGCGCCGTTTAATGCCCCCTTTCTTCTCGCCATGAAGAAAGTCGTTTTGGCGTTGGCTGCGGGCAACGGGTTTGTTCTGAAGCCTTCAGAACTTACGCCTGTCACCGGACTAAAGATTGCGGAAGTGTTCGACGAGGCCGGCCTGCCGCACGGTTTGCTCAGCGTTATTCCGGGACCGGCGGCCGAGATCGGAGCGGCGATCTTCGCAGATCCCCGCGTGCGAATGATCACTTTCACCGGTTCGACGCACACCGGTCGCATGCTTGCGGTGGAAGCTGCAAAAACCCTGAAGCGCTTTACGCTTGAGATGGGTGGTAAAAGTCCATTGATCGTCCTGGGTGATGCGGACGTGGATTATGCTGTGAAAGCCGCGGCGTTCGGAATCTTCTTTCATCAAGGCCAGGTGTGCATGGCGAACTCGCGCATTCTTGTCGAAGAACCGATATTCGATGCTTTTTGCGAGCGCTTCGCCGCCGTCGCTCAAAGCCTCAAGGTGGGCGATCCCCGTGAGCCCGACACGGTCATCGGTCCGCTGATCCGGGGTACCCAGTGTGCCGTGATCGATGGCCATGTCGAAGACGCCGTTAGCAAGGGCGCAAAATTGATGTGCGGGGCCACCCACAAGGATCAGTATTATTGGCCGACCGTTCTCAGCGGTGTCACTTCCGACATGCGCATCTTTCACGAAGAAAGCTTCGGCCCGGTTACGTCGATCATCAAGGTCCGCGACCACGAAGAGGCGCTCGAGATTGCCAATGCCACCGACTACGGGCTCTCATCGGGTGTGATAACCAACAACATGCAGAAGGCTCTCGACCTGGCGTTCGGGCTCGAGTCCGGAATGGTTCACCTCAATGATTGTACGGTTTCCGACGAGCCGCATGTACCGTTTGGTGGTGTCAAGAACAGCGGATACGGCCGCGAAGGCGGTCGCTTCTCGATGGAGGAAATGACCGAGCTCAAATGGATCACGGTGCAACGGGGGCAGCGCGCCTTTCCGATCTAACGGCACAGCTTTTTTTCGAGGCGACCTGTCTCGTGTATCAATGCACGGCAGGTCGTGCTTTCGTTACGGAGTCTCGATGCACGGTCGGGCTGCGCCAGGGCGATGACCACCAGAACTTCTGCTTTCTGCCGGCCAAGACTGCGAACTTGGCGAGATGTTTCGCCAGAGAAATACAGACAGTCGCCTTTCTCCATCGCGATCTCTTCGCCAACGAGCTTTGATCGCGATCCGAAGCAAATTTATTGATGAGTCTCCTATCACTATTTGTTGGAAGAAATCGAAGGCCTCTTACTCGCAGAGCTTCGAAAGATTCTCGAAGGCAGGGAAGCCGACCGCGCTGCTGTTGAGCGGGCAAGGTGCATTATGAACGCTATTGACACCGCCAAGCAGGAACAAACAAGAGAAGATGCCAGGACGGCGGCAATTGAATGATGACACCGTTGGCGCGTGAAAATCTCTCGCGCGTTGCTCCAATTCAGGTAGGCAGCACTTCTCGAAACCGCCAGTTTTCATTCTGACAAACCCGGCTGTTCATTCTGACAGACGTTTACCTTTTGGCCGCCTGTTTGATGCGCTTTATCTGCGCATCTTGTTTGCCGTCGTCGTGGTTGTTGCAGGTGGTTCGCCGTCGCCGCTGTCGATGACCTATCGTCCCTTCATCAACTGCGTGGCGATCAGGCCTGACGTGCTGCATTGATGTCGGTCCTGGCGAAGTCCTCTCCCTTGAACAGCAGTGGCTCGCCGCGGGTCCGCGCCAGTGCATAGGAAAAGCAATCTCCGTAGTTCAGCGCTGCAGCGTGACGTCCTTTGCCGTACCGGCGCCAGACCCGGCGCGCCGCATCGGCCTGTTCGACATCGACCGGGACGACTTCGGCCCCGACCTTGAGCAGCCAAAAATCAAATTCCCGTCCGCCCGCGTCGCCGAGCCGCGTCTCGATCACGATCGTGGCTTCGAGCACGGTTGCCGCGGAAATCAACCGGACCGGATCATCGGCGATCCGTTCTTCGAAGTCTGCCGCATCAGGTTCGTTGAGCGCGATCGCCACGATTGCGGATGTGTCGATCACCATCAGCGCGGCAATCCATTTTCGTCATAACCGAGGATGTCCTCCGGCGTACGGTCGTCCAGGACCGGCAACGCGCTCCAGCGCCTGCGGATTTCGGCCAGATCCTCCAGCAGGGTGACCTTGCGGGAATGGCCGCCTACCCGGCGCAGCCGCTCCTCGATGGCACGTTTGGTCGCCGTCGTAATGTTCTCCCCCGTGAGCTGCGCGAGGGTTCGGGCGAGGCGCTCAGTTTCAGGGTCTTTAATGCTCAGGGCCATAAGTTTTGGGTTCCTTAGTACCTAAATAGGTACCTTCTACCTAGTTTCCGCACAAGGGTTCTTCGTGAATATCTAATAGAACAAATAAAGAACATACGCCTCGGTTATCTCTAAGGACATGCCGCGATAATCGCTGCATCCCCCTCACATCCGAAACGACGCCAGCAGCGCCTTTTCCGCCTGGCTGGCATAGCGCTCCTTGTGGCGCAGCGCGTAAAACGCGCGCTTCGGCAGGTCGATCTTGACGCGATGGAGCGTGCCGGCGGCGAGCGACGGCGCCACCACCAGATCGGAGATCGCGGTGGCGCAATCGCCGGATTCCACGGCAACGCGCACCGCTTCGTTCGATGGCAGTTCGAGGCGGATATCGAGGTCCGACAATTTGATGTCGAATTTCTTCAGCGCGGCCTCGAACATCGATCGTGTGCCCGAGCCCGGCTCGCGCAGGATCCAGCAGGTTTTTGTCAGTAGTTTTGGCGTGATGCGTGCCTGGCCGGTCCAGGGATGGTTGACGCCGACCACGATGGCGAGCGAATCGCCTTCGATTTTGCGGACGGCGAGTGCGGGATTGTCGACTTCGCCCTCGACGAAGCCGAGATCCGCATCCCCTCGATGGACGGCATGGGCGACCTGTTCGGTGTTGGCGATGCTCACGCGCAGGTCGATGCCGGGATGGGTTTTGCGAAAGGCCGCGATGCGGGGCGGCAGCCAGTAATTTGCAACCGTCTGGCTTGCCGCCAGCGCCAGCGAGCCGCGCTTGAGGCCGGCGAGATCATTCAACACCTGCGCCGCGGCCTTGGCGCGCGCCACCACCGCGCGGGCCTCATTGAGGAAATCACGGCCGGTCTGGGTCAGCGCGATGCCGCGGCCGACGCGGTCGAACAGCTTTATGCCGTAACGTGCCTCTAACGCGGCGATCGCAGCGCTCGTTGCCGATTGGGTCAAATGCAGTTCGCTGGCCGCTTGCGTGACGTGCTGTTTTTCCGCGACCGCGATGAAAATGCGAAGCTGCTCCAAGGTCATCTGACTACCCCATCCATTTGATCAGCGTGAGGCTGAAGGTGGCGATGAAGAGGAAGGCGAAGGCGCCGAGCAGAGCGGGGCGAATGCCCTTCGCCGCCAGCTTGCCGATGCTCGTCTCCAACCCCATCGCGGCGAGTGCAACAGACAACAGGAATGTCGTCGCGGCAACGACCCATGCCTTGGCTTCGAGGGGGATCGTCACAATACTGTTGACCCCGACCAGCGCCACGAAGCCGAGCACGAACCATGGCACCGGCGGCCGCGCCGACGGTGCGCCGGCGGATTTGCCGCCCTTTACGCCGCGCGCGGCCAGCACCCCGATCGCAATCACCATCGGCGCCAGCAGCATGACGCGCGACAATTTGGCGATCGTTCCAAACTCGCCGGCCTGTTGTCCATCCTGGAACGCCACGGCAACCACCTGCGCAATTTCGTGGATCGAGGCGCCGGACCATAGCCCGAACGCATGCGGGTCGAGGTGCAACAGGCCGGGCAGCAGCGGGTAGGAAAACATCGCTACCGATCCGAACACAGTGACACAGGCGACCGCATAGGCGACGTCTTCGTCGTCGGCATCCGTGACGGTGTTGGTGGCGATGACAGCGGAAGCGCCGCAGATTGAGGTGCCGGCCGCGATCAATTGCGTGAGTTTTGCTTCGACCCCCAGCAGTTTGCCCATCCAGATCGTAAGGACGAAGGTGGCAAGCACGGTCGTGACGATAATGCCGAGACCGCGGCCGCCGATCTCGACGACCTGGTGCGAGGTCAGTTGCAGCCCGAGCAGGATGATGGCGAGACGAAGCAGCCGGCGGAGACTGAAGCTGACGCCGGCTTTCGCCCAGGCCGCGGTGCCGACGATATTGTGATAGGCGATCCCGATCATGATCGAAAGAATCATCGGGCTGAACGTCGCCATGCCCGGCAGCAGCCTCAGCGCGAACGCCGCGCCCGCGATCGTTGAATTCAAGGCTAGGCCCGGCAGGATTTCGAGGGCGTGGCTTGTGAACCGGCGCCGGGCGGGGAGGGGGGCGCGGGCGCCGGCCTGTTCGTTCAGCGGCCCGGTCAATTCAGTGCTGGTCATGAGTTGGACTCCGTCTGCTTCCAACCCGAATATCGGAACGCCCGATTAATCTATCCAACAGATAATTTTCATTAAATCAATAGACGTGGTCGATTGATAGGCCGGCGACCCGCTCGGACAATCAGTGGGCCTTTACGCCGGACCGCCCCTGCACGGGTAGCCGCATGCGGCCAACGCAGTGCCCAGCGCAAAAAAGATGCTATATCGGCAGCTGCATGTCCCATCCTCCCGATCCCATCACACGATCCGTCGTCCAGCATCGGCTGAGTTCGATCGTGGCGGAAATGGGCGAGGCGATGCTTCGCACCTCTTACTCGCAAATCCTCAACTCGAGCCGCGATTTTTCGCTGGCGATTTGCGATGTATCGGCGCGGCTGATTGCGCAGGCCGATCACATCCCGGTCCATGTCGGCGCGCTGCCCTGGGCGACGCGCGCGGTCGAAGAACGGTTCAAGGAGGTCGCGCCGGGGGACGTGATCCTGATGAACGATCCCTATCACGGCGGCAGCCATCTTCCTGACCTTACCGTGTTCGTGCCGATCTTCGACGGCAGCCGTCGATTGTTCTGGAGCATCGTGCGCGCCCACCAAAGCGATATCGGCGGCGCGACGCATGGCGCCTATAATCCTGCCGCCACCGAGATCTGGCAGGAAGGGTTGCGCATTCCGCCGATCAAGCTCTCAGAGGCAGGGCGCGTGCGCGACGATATCCTCGACATGCTGGCGCTCAATGTCCGCAATTCCCACGATTTTCGCGGCGATCTGGCCGCGATGATCGGTGCCGCGCATATGGGCGAGCGGCGGATGGCAAAACTGTTCCGCGAACTGGGCGCGGGCGTCGTGGAGGCTTCGATCGAATCCATTCTGGACGCGGCCGAACAGCAGGCCCGCGCCGTGGTGTCGACCTGGAAGGACGGCGTGTTCTTTGGCGAGGCCT is drawn from Bradyrhizobium lablabi and contains these coding sequences:
- a CDS encoding YeiH family protein, with product MTSTELTGPLNEQAGARAPLPARRRFTSHALEILPGLALNSTIAGAAFALRLLPGMATFSPMILSIMIGIAYHNIVGTAAWAKAGVSFSLRRLLRLAIILLGLQLTSHQVVEIGGRGLGIIVTTVLATFVLTIWMGKLLGVEAKLTQLIAAGTSICGASAVIATNTVTDADDEDVAYAVACVTVFGSVAMFSYPLLPGLLHLDPHAFGLWSGASIHEIAQVVAVAFQDGQQAGEFGTIAKLSRVMLLAPMVIAIGVLAARGVKGGKSAGAPSARPPVPWFVLGFVALVGVNSIVTIPLEAKAWVVAATTFLLSVALAAMGLETSIGKLAAKGIRPALLGAFAFLFIATFSLTLIKWMG
- a CDS encoding type II toxin-antitoxin system VapC family toxin; protein product: MVIDTSAIVAIALNEPDAADFEERIADDPVRLISAATVLEATIVIETRLGDAGGREFDFWLLKVGAEVVPVDVEQADAARRVWRRYGKGRHAAALNYGDCFSYALARTRGEPLLFKGEDFARTDINAARQA
- a CDS encoding type II toxin-antitoxin system VapB family antitoxin, with the protein product MALSIKDPETERLARTLAQLTGENITTATKRAIEERLRRVGGHSRKVTLLEDLAEIRRRWSALPVLDDRTPEDILGYDENGLPR
- a CDS encoding aldehyde dehydrogenase family protein, with amino-acid sequence MSASFEMINGIPNYNLYIAGQWTRSLRNETTESTNPATGELFARVQQAGVAETEKAITAAHKSYKAWFETPVSAREAVFLRAADVLAAKAKDITEVLVAESGSVFGKAGFEVGYCFDLLRTAAAEMRRSPGETMPLTAPGQFGFTIRQPLGVIAGIAPFNAPFLLAMKKVVLALAAGNGFVLKPSELTPVTGLKIAEVFDEAGLPHGLLSVIPGPAAEIGAAIFADPRVRMITFTGSTHTGRMLAVEAAKTLKRFTLEMGGKSPLIVLGDADVDYAVKAAAFGIFFHQGQVCMANSRILVEEPIFDAFCERFAAVAQSLKVGDPREPDTVIGPLIRGTQCAVIDGHVEDAVSKGAKLMCGATHKDQYYWPTVLSGVTSDMRIFHEESFGPVTSIIKVRDHEEALEIANATDYGLSSGVITNNMQKALDLAFGLESGMVHLNDCTVSDEPHVPFGGVKNSGYGREGGRFSMEEMTELKWITVQRGQRAFPI
- a CDS encoding LysR family transcriptional regulator; the protein is MTLEQLRIFIAVAEKQHVTQAASELHLTQSATSAAIAALEARYGIKLFDRVGRGIALTQTGRDFLNEARAVVARAKAAAQVLNDLAGLKRGSLALAASQTVANYWLPPRIAAFRKTHPGIDLRVSIANTEQVAHAVHRGDADLGFVEGEVDNPALAVRKIEGDSLAIVVGVNHPWTGQARITPKLLTKTCWILREPGSGTRSMFEAALKKFDIKLSDLDIRLELPSNEAVRVAVESGDCATAISDLVVAPSLAAGTLHRVKIDLPKRAFYALRHKERYASQAEKALLASFRM